Proteins from one Candidatus Fusobacterium pullicola genomic window:
- a CDS encoding DUF2273 domain-containing protein, with the protein MLDEIIANLILNRKRYLYAFTGFILALLLVTVGIFATVFIILVTILGYCLGSPVFVKKVKKIKNILSEKLNEE; encoded by the coding sequence ATGTTAGATGAAATTATAGCAAATCTTATTTTAAATAGAAAAAGATATCTTTATGCTTTTACAGGGTTTATATTAGCACTTCTATTAGTAACAGTAGGAATATTTGCAACAGTTTTTATAATATTAGTTACAATTTTAGGTTACTGTTTAGGAAGTCCTGTTTTTGTTAAAAAAGTAAAAAAAATTAAAAATATATTGTCTGAAAAATTAAATGAAGAATAG